Proteins from one Streptomyces genisteinicus genomic window:
- a CDS encoding ThiF family adenylyltransferase, with protein sequence MTKRKSPAARPSLSQRRLLEELTALAAAHEPDLRITGRPRTDTDGLVTIPISVCTGGTSHAPGGLQLKESEDFLLTLPATPMMPPQVRTPHIRFAGTPHILQGDRLCLYLDPAREWDPAAGIAPVINRLWQWLSDAAAGRFDPATALYHPVGGVLHYTPGTPTVVVREPVSHRSAMAWLTQRTTDRLDLTSTPADSNSHRTPILPTDALPLGAGSTLAELLTLIHPATAHVPQPADAPCPALLTALAASALRNPEGTAQYFVLAVRHPATPAASPFLLAGRLPPQAGDTLRRLARRATPSRLGSLPEALAHASIAWCYLSDERAEVTTRRDTLRPVRAFQDCDIHIWGCGGIGSWAAEMVARAGASHLTLCDPGRVTGGLLVRQNYTEHHIGMTKATALASHLRTIRDDIHIDIVIPPPDPALLTAADQADLIIDATVSITAGRFLDLLAQQPHRKAVLAQLATDSLTASLGILTIAAADTHTPLSTIDHAAGRHVLSSPNLEAYQALWAEPAPDDELRPTRGCSTPTFHGSAADLMATTGTLITLLGIQMRHPVSGTHLCAQPHTGTAPAHRFIPYSE encoded by the coding sequence ATGACCAAGCGCAAGTCGCCCGCAGCCCGCCCCAGCCTCTCCCAGCGTCGCCTCCTGGAGGAGCTCACCGCGCTGGCAGCCGCGCACGAGCCGGACCTGCGCATCACCGGCCGCCCCCGTACCGACACTGACGGCCTGGTTACCATCCCCATCAGCGTCTGCACCGGCGGCACGTCACATGCTCCAGGAGGACTGCAGCTCAAGGAGAGTGAGGACTTCCTGCTCACTCTGCCCGCCACCCCGATGATGCCGCCCCAGGTGCGCACCCCCCACATTCGGTTCGCCGGCACCCCGCACATCCTCCAGGGTGATCGACTGTGCCTCTACCTCGATCCGGCCCGCGAATGGGACCCCGCTGCCGGAATCGCTCCCGTCATCAACCGCCTGTGGCAGTGGCTCAGCGATGCCGCAGCCGGCAGGTTCGATCCCGCCACCGCGCTCTACCACCCCGTCGGCGGTGTCCTGCACTACACCCCGGGCACTCCCACCGTCGTCGTACGAGAACCTGTCTCCCACCGGTCGGCCATGGCATGGCTCACCCAGCGCACTACCGACCGGCTCGACCTGACCAGCACCCCCGCGGACTCCAACAGCCACCGCACCCCGATCCTGCCAACGGACGCGCTGCCCCTGGGTGCGGGCAGCACTCTGGCCGAACTCCTCACTCTCATCCACCCCGCCACTGCCCACGTCCCGCAACCGGCCGACGCGCCATGCCCGGCGCTGCTGACCGCGCTCGCCGCCAGTGCCCTGCGTAACCCCGAAGGCACCGCCCAGTACTTCGTCCTGGCCGTCCGACACCCCGCCACACCCGCAGCGTCCCCCTTCCTCCTCGCTGGCCGCCTGCCGCCCCAGGCCGGCGACACGCTGCGCCGCCTCGCACGCCGCGCGACCCCCAGTCGCCTGGGCAGTCTGCCCGAGGCCTTGGCCCACGCCTCCATCGCATGGTGCTACCTCTCCGACGAACGCGCCGAAGTCACCACCCGCCGTGACACCCTCCGCCCCGTCCGCGCGTTCCAGGACTGTGACATCCACATCTGGGGCTGTGGCGGCATCGGCTCCTGGGCAGCCGAGATGGTGGCCCGGGCCGGCGCCTCACATCTCACCCTCTGCGACCCCGGCCGTGTCACCGGAGGCCTGCTGGTGCGGCAGAACTACACCGAACACCACATCGGCATGACCAAGGCGACAGCACTGGCCTCCCACCTGCGGACCATCCGCGACGACATCCACATCGACATCGTGATCCCGCCCCCCGACCCCGCCCTCCTGACTGCCGCGGACCAAGCCGATCTCATCATCGACGCCACCGTCAGCATCACCGCCGGACGTTTTCTCGACCTTCTCGCCCAGCAGCCCCACCGCAAAGCCGTCCTGGCCCAGCTCGCCACGGACAGCCTCACCGCCAGCCTGGGAATCCTCACCATCGCCGCCGCTGACACCCACACCCCCCTGTCCACCATCGATCACGCCGCTGGGCGCCACGTCCTTAGCTCCCCCAACCTCGAGGCGTACCAAGCACTGTGGGCCGAACCCGCCCCGGACGACGAACTGCGCCCCACAAGAGGCTGCTCCACTCCCACGTTCCACGGCTCCGCCGCCGACTTGATGGCAACCACCGGCACCCTGATAACCCTGCTGGGCATCCAGATGCGCCACCCCGTATCCGGGACGCACCTGTGCGCCCAGCCCCACACGGGGACAGCCCCGGCACACCGCTTCATTCCTTACAGCGAGTAG
- a CDS encoding helix-turn-helix domain-containing protein: MDERKFNETVARLIREARIRAGVTQEYVGRQAGLTRGSITNIESGTQTPPLYRLALIAAAVNADPADLLPSLHLDEAAGLAARHAADVAAVWAQASKRRGVRGEA, translated from the coding sequence GTGGACGAGCGAAAGTTCAACGAGACCGTTGCCCGGCTGATCCGTGAGGCGCGGATACGGGCCGGGGTGACGCAGGAGTACGTAGGGCGTCAAGCGGGGCTGACGCGCGGCTCGATCACGAACATCGAGTCCGGAACCCAAACCCCGCCCCTTTACCGGCTTGCCTTGATCGCCGCAGCGGTCAACGCGGACCCTGCTGACCTGCTTCCCTCGCTCCACTTGGACGAAGCGGCCGGACTTGCCGCGCGGCATGCCGCCGATGTTGCCGCGGTGTGGGCGCAGGCCTCGAAGAGGAGGGGTGTCCGTGGCGAAGCCTGA
- a CDS encoding SMODS domain-containing nucleotidyltransferase, translating into MQCRKNFDTFLKNTVNLSQAKLTLLEVRVEAIYKALKADSELGSLIRGKRPQGSWAQRTIINPVGDSEFDADFMLHFTENTEWADSPKTYIDKVYAALDRHNIYGAMPHTRKCRCVQLSYANSMHVDIVPYLQLADGREVIVNRDTNTWEQTNPAGFTAWMQEKDGIANNNLRKVIRLMKYLRNHRGSFTGTRSIILTTLLGECVEEIKKLMDPGCYSDVPTTLLTVVEDLDRWLQERPCKPSIADPSGSGVTFDHRWDQTTYSYFRARIHAHAREIREAYDEPDYDRSVRLWRKLFGDAFPGQPSAAASLTPTVAKFATPLLITTTSRTGRAG; encoded by the coding sequence ATGCAGTGCCGCAAGAACTTCGACACCTTCCTCAAGAACACCGTGAACCTCAGCCAGGCCAAGCTCACCCTCCTCGAAGTACGCGTCGAGGCCATCTACAAGGCCCTCAAGGCCGACTCTGAACTCGGCTCGCTCATCCGCGGCAAGAGGCCTCAGGGCTCCTGGGCGCAGCGCACCATCATCAACCCCGTCGGCGACAGCGAGTTCGACGCCGACTTCATGCTCCACTTCACCGAGAACACCGAATGGGCCGACAGCCCCAAGACCTACATCGACAAGGTCTACGCCGCGCTCGACCGTCACAACATCTACGGCGCCATGCCTCACACCCGCAAGTGCCGCTGCGTGCAGCTCAGCTACGCCAACTCTATGCACGTCGACATCGTCCCCTACCTTCAGCTGGCCGACGGCCGCGAGGTGATCGTCAACCGCGACACCAACACCTGGGAGCAGACCAACCCGGCCGGGTTTACCGCATGGATGCAGGAGAAGGACGGCATCGCCAACAACAACCTGCGCAAGGTCATCCGCCTGATGAAGTACCTGCGCAACCACCGCGGCTCCTTCACCGGCACCCGCTCCATCATCCTTACCACGCTGCTCGGCGAGTGCGTCGAGGAGATCAAGAAGCTCATGGACCCTGGCTGCTACAGCGACGTGCCCACCACCCTGCTCACCGTCGTCGAGGACCTCGACCGATGGCTGCAGGAGCGCCCCTGCAAGCCCTCCATCGCCGACCCTTCCGGATCGGGCGTCACCTTCGACCACCGCTGGGACCAGACGACCTACAGCTACTTCCGGGCCCGCATCCACGCCCACGCCCGCGAGATCCGCGAAGCCTACGACGAGCCGGACTACGACCGCAGCGTGCGACTGTGGCGCAAGCTGTTCGGCGACGCCTTCCCTGGCCAGCCGAGTGCCGCCGCCTCCCTCACACCCACGGTGGCCAAGTTCGCCACCCCGCTGCTCATCACCACGACCTCCCGCACTGGACGTGCCGGATGA
- a CDS encoding ImmA/IrrE family metallo-endopeptidase translates to MAKPDLAARGLLREFRIDAPPVDPFALAEHLGVLVVPQHMDDDVSGMLLRKDGACVIGVNQAHSFERRRFTVAHELGHLRLHEGRPLILDTDARVNYRNAVSSMATDREEIDANRFAAALLAPEDMVRRAAQHISFRTTHDLVRVLAKRFQLSEMAMTYRLMNLGIVSGPAH, encoded by the coding sequence GTGGCGAAGCCTGACCTCGCGGCCCGCGGGCTGCTGCGGGAATTCCGGATCGACGCCCCGCCGGTCGACCCCTTCGCCCTGGCCGAACACCTCGGCGTCCTGGTCGTCCCGCAGCACATGGACGACGACGTCTCTGGCATGCTCCTACGCAAGGACGGAGCCTGCGTCATCGGCGTCAACCAGGCGCACTCCTTCGAACGGCGGCGTTTCACGGTGGCGCACGAACTGGGGCACCTGCGCCTGCACGAAGGACGCCCGCTTATTCTGGACACCGACGCGCGCGTGAACTACCGCAACGCGGTCTCGAGCATGGCGACGGACCGCGAGGAGATCGACGCCAACCGATTCGCCGCGGCGCTGCTGGCCCCGGAGGACATGGTCCGCCGGGCAGCACAGCACATTAGCTTCCGCACGACGCACGACCTCGTGCGGGTCCTGGCCAAGCGTTTCCAGTTGAGTGAGATGGCCATGACCTACCGCCTGATGAACCTCGGTATCGTCTCCGGCCCCGCTCACTGA